A genomic stretch from Seriola aureovittata isolate HTS-2021-v1 ecotype China chromosome 13, ASM2101889v1, whole genome shotgun sequence includes:
- the osr1 gene encoding protein odd-skipped-related 1, which yields MGSKTLPAPVPLHPSLQLANYSLLQSSTGLQLPADHFHSVYSFSALHAIHLHQWTLGYPPLALPRCTISKLPAQFSSMASIPIFPHLLQPKQGSSELLQSSKNKPRFDFANLAAAATQDDYLKAEDLSMSGAAAAQASSHHSASAGLGCLLDVTKLSSPERKSSRGRLPSKTKKEFVCKFCGRHFTKSYNLLIHERTHTDERPYTCDICHKAFRRQDHLRDHRYIHSKEKPFKCQECGKGFCQSRTLAVHKTLHMQVKELKPAKIK from the exons ATGGGCAGCAAGACTCTGCCAGCACCGGTCCCCCTGCACCCCTCCCTCCAGCTGGCCAACTACTCCCTCCTGCAGAGCTCCACCGGCCTCCAGCTGCCGGCTGATCACTTTCACAGCGTCTACAGCTTCAGCGCCCTGCACGCCATCCACCTCCACCAGTGGACCCTGGGCTACCCGCCGCTGGCTCTGCCCCGCTGCACCATCTCCAAGCTGCCGGCCCAGTTCTCCTCCATGGCCTCCATCCCCATATTCCCTCACCTGCTGCAGCCCAAGCAGGGctcctcagagctgctgcagagctccaAGAACAAGCCCCGCTTTGACTTTGCCAACCTGGCAGCAGCGGCCACCCAGGACGATTACCTGAAGGCAGAGGACCTGAGCATGTCAGGCGCTGCCGCGGCGCAGGCCTCGTCTCACCACTCCGCCTCAGCCGGCCTGGGATGCCTCCTGGATGTGACCAAACTCTCCTCGCCGGAGCGGAAGTCCAGCCGAGGCCGACTTCCCTCCAAGACCAAGAAAGAGTTTGTCTGCAAGTTCTGTGGCCGCCATTTTACCAAGTCCTACAACCTTCTGATCCACGAGAGGACGCACACGGACGAGAGGCCGTACACCTGCGACATCTGCCACAAGGCCTTCAGAAGACAGGACCACCTCCGGGACCACAG GTACATCCACTCCAAAGAAAAGCCCTTCAAATGTCAGGAGTGTGGGAAGGGCTTCTGTCAGTCCAGGACTCTGGCGGTCCACAAAACATTACACATGCAGGTCAAGGAACTGAAGCCAGCCAAGATCAAGTGA